The genomic DNA TTGGTCTTGTGTAAATCTTCCGTTGACACATTTTTGTCCCACTCATTTTGTGTTCACATCACGTTTCGGTGTATTCACCGAAGAAAGCTAGTCATGGTCCGGAGTTACGTCGGGCTCGAGTCGGAGAAATCTAATCGTCGTCGGAGTCTGAAGTCGTTCGCCGGAGTTCACGAGGAAGACTGTTTCGCCTATTCGTTTTCGGTATACTACTCTCTCGTTGACTCATCTCATCTTGTTTGTTTTGTTATGTTTTCTTTTGTTTAATACCCACTGCTAAAGTCCTTTTTTTGAAGGCAAGAGCAAGACATGAAAGAACAGTATTGTTCTattatgaagatgatgatatataattcaaataaaataaaacaatctaatcttcataaaaaaaaaaaaaaaccaagtcACTGATCAAGTCACGTATTGTTAAAATTGTTATACTTTGGTGTGTGAAACTAGAGGCACATGATCGAGTCCGGATTCCCCGTATTTtcaacttattattattattttttttattattaaaataaaatcagttggttttaaattcaaaaaaaatagtTCTAGGCACAATCAATTATTATAATTTAAATTATAATCGGTTATCATAATCCTTAACCAATTTTATAAAGTTAGTTATTAAAGAAAatcatttaatttaattaaattcaaaagaTTTAGAAATAAGCACATTTTCAGTATTCTGATTATGttcttttattattttacttAATTCTTTTACCTTCTATAATAAAAACCTTAAACTATTTCCAATTTGTTTCCTTTATTTTAGTGAATAATAACCATAAGTCATAATAACATTTTCCTTTTAACATATAAATACTAAAGATGTTAGCTTAAAAGCCTAACTTCTTTTGGAATAATATCTAACCTATAAATATTAATTAGATCGTTATTTGGTTATTTTAAACATCTAGGATAATTGCTCTTGTTCGTTCTCTTGGATTTTTCCAATCTTACTCGCACGttacttacaagaaatcgcaacgcaaccaatgtgagtatactcgtacttttcccctttttacttttaccactttggggtgtaacatgtttacctattgaaacttacacatgaacttttgtctaaacacatgaacattcctataacatgcttgtatatgtgatggcttgatactttaaatttgggtgattcttatgtgttgaacttatcattaacttcgtacgagccaaaccttgacatatgtagcgctataggattaacgacccgcctctactgaaactttggttatgtcatgagcaagttgcgttttcttggtttgatatgttagatacatgccatatttaatgattatcttgaatcgcatgcttgctatgaggagttgttcacacttttatcttatgctatgtatgtaccaaacttgtatactcgcctttgcttttgcattgaattgtattttaaacatgttacaggttgatgatgatgaaatgaaagaggtagcacgatgcctagatacacactttagacgttaggtttaatatgttgtatcaaattttggttatgttggtttgttattttgattaaacttgttgttatttgggatcttgtatcgatgactacttgaagtttggaaatgaaatttggattattaaattattgtcacaaatagcgttatgatgtctcgagcaatcttcacacttcgtctcatcccgatgtttccgccattggttggggtgtgacaggtttgaCACTGGTTGACtccaagcttatcccaacccgtgatacaaaaaaaatattaaagttaaggaaaatatgaaaatgtatttaacttaaataattattattataatattaaaataataaaaatagaaaaacaaatatatatatatataggatcctATACATTAATTcggaagtgtgagaagtgtattataacactatatataacactatataacaccatataaacaccgtataacaatatgtaacaccatataacattatgtaacactatataatactatataacaaatataacactatagtttgtctgatagcatgtctatgatagatgtctagtgttatatattgttatatagtgtcatatagtgttacataatgttatatggtgttacatagtgttatacggtgtttatatggtgttatatagtgttatatataatgttataatacacttctcacacttctggattaatgtgcAGGATCCCTACCCCTATAGCATATTCAAATATATCATTTCACACGTGTTTCATTACGGTTCCATATTATACTTTTTTTGTACATAAATCATTCAGATCTTATACTTGTTTGGTAACTGAGTCTCTTCTGGAACTCCATTATCCTATATCAGAATTTCGATATCTCCTCTGGGATTTTAACAATAACCTCTTTTAAGTTTTTCGTATGCAACCCTTTCTTAGGTTTCGTATACAACCACTTATGGGGTGTTGTATTCTACCACTTCTGGGGTATCCTATGCAACCTCTTCTGGTTACACCAACTGTGTTACTCTGCTCTTCTTGTTTTGTCTTTTGGAACCGATTTACCTCCCACATTTTCTTGATACGGTAGTCATTTGTGATTACTTTATTTCGAGCAGGTGAATTTAGTGCTGGTATACGTGACTATTGTCAATCTATTTGTGTTTATGAATGCATCTGGTATTTCATTTGCTATTAATTGAAAAGTCATGCCCTTTTGTACTTCAAATTAACATTGACCACTTCTGGGGTCGAGATTTAATATGATGCATTCTCTGTTTAGTTGTATTACCAGTCTTTTATTTTCCTTATcttgtctccccctaagactgggaatatTGGTTTGTTAAATGGATAGTCAGTATAGATGTTGTAAACATGTTCATTTTGGTACTTACATATATCGCATAACCAAAATAACTTTTGGTTCTCTTTTAGAGACCAATTGTTGTGGGGATTATTTATGATTAGCAGTCGGTTTTGAACTGATTAGATAGTCtgtaaaaatgaaaatttaactTCGACTATATATGCCTCTTACTATATTTCATATTGTTCCCAACAATGGTCTTTACAATTGTTTGTCAAAGTTCAACATTAAACAATGTCAGAGATCAACGTTTTATATTGTCGGGCAAAATCCCTTTTCAACCATATACAGTTAAAAGCATGCAAAAAATATGGATGCATCACTTAAGACCAATGAATATTTACATGTCCACATATAAGTGGGATAGTTAGTAGGAATTTCTCTTTGGATGGCATAAAGATCGATTCGCTAAGAAAATTCATTGCATACATAATAAGTGTTTCGGTAGCAAGACTATTAGATTACTTAGTAGTGCTAGTTAGCACTTTTAATTATTTGGCATGTCATGATGCTATGTTGATGACCTATTTAGTCGTCATGTGGTAAACGTATAAATTTTCTAGTAACTTCTGATTACTCAACATATTTGATTTAATGAAATATTGTGGATATAATGTATCATTCTAGTAACTTCTAATATGGTCTTCTGGACATATTTGCTATATGATATATTGTAGATATTTCATATTTGGTATCATTTTCTTTGACACTATTCCAAAGTGATGACTTTTTATCCAAACATAGTTGAAACTTAATAAACTTCTTCAAAATCAATAGTGTCTCTACGGAGACAACTACAACTGGTAAACTGTTTCTTATGTTTTGTGATAATGTTAATTGTGTTGTTGTATATCGGACGTTTGCCATCTCAATTTGTGATTGCTATACTGGAGCTTCTAGATACAAATATGTATAATGCATGCATTCACATGAGTATgtcaagggttttttttttttttttttttgtgtatcaCTGGTTGGTCAATCCACATTTGAAGCGAATGTTTATATTTCCCCTTCTCGCACCTGCCTCTTAGTGACCGACTCATATTAAGTTCGTTTAAGCCACTgatatcatttttttattttatcatgacCATCCACACATATGGCCTTTACTATGGCTAAATAATCTTTTTTCTCCTCCGACGACATTAACCAAATATAACCAACTGGGTAAGCCCAGTTGGCCACCaacacccacctcttcccagaggtaccggtttcgagtcttgggagtgacatatgtcgcccagggtaagaactcggcatggggaagtcaccgcgaagctagcttggtcgggtagcggctcctggagtgagatcactccggcggttgggaggaccgtgcactatcccccccccccccgacatTAACCAAATATAACATTTACCTCAGCGACTGAGCTAGCACGTGTTAGTCAAATTGAATTGAATGGTATATAAATATTAGCTTGATATTTTGATTCGCAACTTAAAAGACGTGATATAACCTCCGAGTATTTTGTGAAAACACATTCTCGGTATTGCTGCATCAGGTGCATGTCGAGAAAATTTATAGCAAGCTTTTTAGAGGATGACCAACTTCTGTTGGTCAAACATGTCGATCGAGTACCTTCACACATCCAAAATATGTCACAGAGGAGAAATATTATAGTTTTAACCTTTGTCTGGTGGTCAAACATGTCGATCAAGTACATTCACACATTCAAAATATGTCACGGAGGAGAAATATTATAGTTTTAACCTTTGTTTGGAGGTAAATCATGAACTAGTCAAAAGGTTTTCCACCACTAGGCTATATGTTATCTGAAGATGAAGATGCCGAGTGTGATGAACTCTAGTTTGAATTTAACATTGAAAAAAAACCGTCACGGAAACAAAACGTGACTTTGTATACATTTGAGAAAACTTCGGGTACCAACAATGATTTAATATTCATGTGAAATTCAATTTTTCTCTATAGAGGTGCTATGATCAAAAGAAGGatcttttgaacatttttcttaaaaattcgaattttgaacatttttcttaaGAATTCGAATTAAAAgtgatttattatttaaaaagagttaaattgTATTTTAACATATATTACTTATTCCCGGGCTATAACATAGAAAAACAATGACTTCAAAATATGGTTCATCATCTATCCATGTAGTTTGTTTAAACTAAGAGACCACTAcctatttttcatattttttttgtgTGAACTATTGactagggtaaggatagtgtaaaaagggcctaaagtgtgagaagtgtgagaagtgtattataacactatatataatactatataacaccatataaacaccgtataacaatatgtaacaccatataatatcatataacactatgtaacactatatatcattatataacaaatataacactatacatctatcatagacatgctatcagacaacctatagtgttatatttgttatataatgatatatagtgttacaaagtgttatatggtattatatggtgttacatattgttatacggtgtttatatggtgttatatagtattatatatagtgttataatacacttctcacactttgagtactttttacaggatcctctaccctattGGGGTATATTAATATCTATCAATATTTGTTTTACAGCTATACAAAAACGATAAGAATAATCATACAACTAATATGTTGACAATGCATAGTAGTGTAACAAATTGAATGATCAAAAACTTACGATTCATTATAATTAACTAATTTACTTAACTAGCTTAAGACCAATTTATTTGTGCTAAATGCCACAACCTATATCATTGCgtagtaaaaaataaaataatcataaTGATCGATAACAGATCTTGCAATGTAGagaacccaaaaaaaaaattaacattatGATTTATTTACTTTAATGCGTTTATCAATTAATTGTATATAAAATAGTTTATAAAACCCAGTTGACAAAACACCATACTTTTCATGTATatatcatttattattattttaacactCTTGATATGTATTAATTCCTTTTTAATCTAGAAGGTTAAGAACTTAATGAGAAAAGTTTGAGCTTGAAACAAATTTTAAACTGATTGGGATAATTAATGACTTGGCTGAATTTTTGACTGAGTAAAACGGGTGCTGGACTTTGACCATAACAACTCCTGGACCTACAATTCCACCAAATTCGGCCAACTAACAAATTCCAATGGGTTAcggcttggttttaaaatgcgcgcataATGTGTGATGCGCATGATGCGATGCTGAAAGCGCATCAAGTGTAGCGATGCGCTAAGACTCCCTGATGCGAGATTGATGCGGCGAAATCGCATGATGCGACCCTTCGCATGATGCGCTCTCTTGCTTGCAATATGAACTGGGTTGGATTTTCGACTTGCAAGTAAGATTTTTGTTGTTTTGAAACATTAGGGAGTGTTTTAGTTGCAGGTCTCATGGATTATTTCGTTGAAtgcaagaaagaaagaaaaagagaagaaagaaagagGGCGAGAGACTTAGATTTAATTTAGAAGTAAATAGATTATAGAATTATGTGTCCCTCTTTAATTGGCTGATAATTATTGTGTTGCAGTAAGTAAACTTTACTTTTTCTGCAGCAGTGAAACTGTGCACAACAGTCAAAGAAgttacttttttttcttttttattttcttttttcccCATCTCATCCTTTTTGatgattttcattttgtttttttatttgttttatttgattattataaAGCTTAATTGTTACATATTAAGTTTGTTTGGtatgtttttaactttttttatgtTTAACTTTAAGTATTCTTTAAAAATGTGTTAGAAGGATGGTTTTATGTTTAAGCATCATCGATTTAAAAATTGTTAagtataattattatttagtgaTTTTTTAATAACAAACTTATCACACACGTGATACGCGCGCATCACGCATTGCGCATCACGCATCGGGTTTTGCAGCCAAAACGCATCGGAGTGCAtcgcgcattttaaaaccaagggtTACGGTCATTTTCTCCGGAAAAGATAATTCTTTTTTAGGCTACATCACATAATGtaaaaaataacattttctaCTTTATTTGTTCATCTACTACAAAAATTATATGTGGATATTTGAGAGGGTTAATTTTTGGGTATATTAGCTTTGTATTCATCTTCGTTACTTTTAGTTTCTAATTTACATAATACTATTGGCCGGAAACTAAAAATCAATTTACAGAACCATACCGAATAATCTATATAATGTATATCTATATATGTATGATATACGTATTGTGCAATAAATCACGGAAGTTGGTTCTATATGTTACCTCAGTTGTTGTATACGGCTTTTGATCGATATCCTATTCTCATTCGGATGTGTTCCATATGCACATTAATCCAGCATTCATGAATTCTGCCACCGTCGGGTTCTCAAACATGGCGATCATGTTTCCGAATGCGACCGGTGACGTGGTTCGGTGGCCATGGTCATCGTTCGTGGGGACAAAAAAATGCAACAGAGGAGCCGGTtgttcaataatttgcttggtaaTTTTCTATATTTCACTTTGTATATTCACCTCCTATCTCCCTCAAATGAAAAGATGGTTTGGGTTGGGTTATTGAAATCATGACAAATCAGTGAGGTGGAAAGATAAAGAAAATGAATAGAAATTCGGTTACAAAATTAAGGAATTTTGAGAGCGATGTGCTGATAACGTGTGATAAAACAAGAGAGAAATAGAGAAAAAACTGATTCAATCATTCCATTCATCTAACATATACATCGTATATATAAACTAGTACAATAGAACCCTAAAAGCCTAAAGCCCATATACATTGGGTTGGACCGGTTACATTCATAACAATTTTTTGTTTCTACATTTTTTTAGTCAAgttaattaaaaacaatttttagaTTGTTTTTAAAATGTGTATTTTTTTAACCCAAAGACTCTATCACACAAGGTTTTAATCTAATTCATATATATATTCAATCTATGTTAAAAGATAAAGTCGGTGGGTTTCTCATCGGCTTTGCCTCCCTGTCCCCCGTACTTTCACGATATTGCAATTTTAGCTCCTTGACTTTGGTaccttcaaagtttcataaaatgacaaatttagtccctaaacctTCTACTTTGAATTTCCTAAACCACAACCTCATCTTTCATACTTTGCCAGCACCAACCTTCTACTTTGGTTTTCCACCATTACCCCATTAGCTCTTACATAGTTACGCCGCCAACCCTCTTCTTTCACATTTCCACCAACACCCCctcatcttttacacatttccgccaCCACCCCTATACGTCAGCCCAAAATTACAATTTTTCCCCAGTTAAAAATTACGGTATTGTCATCGGTTTAGTTTTTCTaaaaggtggggggggggggaatagTGTCAGCCTGCTGCATGACACTCCCCCATTGGCCCGAGTATGTTATGATTTTAcccccagttcaaaattacgaattACCCCTGTTCAAAATTACAGTATTGTCATCGCTTTATCTTTTGGCAAATTATGAATTTAATCCAgtgaaaaattataattttaccctcggttcaaaattacatTATTGCCATCGTTTCaggtttttttagcaaaactacagaagtgttttgttttaatttgttgACTCGATTTTTTTTTCGTGTCAAGGAGCTActtaacactcgctcattagtcctgacAAATTACAGTTTTGCGCTGAATGCAAAATTACGATCTTGTCATTGCTTTAGGTTTTTTTTCTAACAAAACGATAGTAGTCTTTTTTAATTAGTTGAAAAATATTTGGCCTATTGCCCCACAATACGGGCGGAGCATCAACTAGTATATACACAGAATTTGAACCATTCACCCTCTTGAACAGAGGGAAACAAACCACCACACTGCGTCCCCTTTGGATTGTTCAAAAAAGCTATTATCTTTTGTTTTAATATTCAGATATCaacaaattctacaaaagaaacAGAACTTTATTTTTATTGCACTTGAATACAAAAAAAATGTCTCTGGGTCTTTATTCATATATCGAAAGGTAACCTTGACATTAACTTTTGACTTGTTTCATTTATATGATGAGATTTTAAGAAACTGATAGAGAATTATTAGGCGACAAAAGTTAACTTTGTTGTTGTTATAAGAACCATTTGGTTACATTCAATCAATCAAAAATGCCAAGACGGATACGCAAACACCATATGATGACTACGATATTGATGCCACTCAAAGGTCTACCCGGAGATTGCAGCAATATAAGATGACAAAAAATCGCAGGCCCGGTTACATAATCATCAAATGGCACCAGATCGGGCCACAAGAACTGGTTAGCCAATGGATATACAGTCCATGTATAGAACCTTGTCCAACGTCAGCTAAAGACAGCATCCATATATTATAAAGACCGAAATACAAGCTATATCAGCATTATGACTCTAGAGTTGCAATGTCTTtaccttgtatgtttttacatggATACACAAAAAGATAAAGAAGATGTTATACCGATGGACCTCATACAAAACACTTCCTCCAAAAATGAGATACAAGAACAATCTAGCTAACACAATACCCGACACAAGTTGTAGAATGTCGAAACAAGCCATAACAAGCGACCCCTTCACATGTTTTATCATTTCCTCCTGGTCTGTCTTTTAACTCTAACAATCCTTCTATTAGACTTGTCGTCTCCACCGCTACCTAACGAGAAACTTCCTCCGGCACTAAACTGTGTTGCCGGAAAAGGACTCTGAGACGGTGCTTGCGCTTGTGGTTGCGGTTGGTTTGTCTGCGCACCGTACAAGAAACCCGGTGGCTGAACCGTTGTCGGTGGTGTCGGTGTGGCGGAACCAAACATGAAACCCGGTGGTGTGCCGCTGGAAGCTTGACCGAAAGCAGGCGCTGGACTTGGTGTTTGGTTGGAGTCATCGGCCATACTGTCTTCCATGCTCATATGATCGGTGTTACTAGTGGGCGAAGTTCCGAAAACAGGTGTCGAGTTTCCGAAAACTGGAGCAGGAGAAGACGGTTTTGAAGAAAATGAGAACACAGATGATCCCGTTGAAGCACCTGCGTTAGATGATCCAAACATGAAAGGAGAACTGCTGGCAGAAGGCATAGACATAGTAGACGCCCCAAAAGAAAACGGTGTAGAGCCAAAGACGTTATTGGCAGAACTACCAGATTTGGTCTCTGACGAAGCAACAGTAGGCGTTGAACCGAAGCCAGAACCGAACACGTTGGTAGCGGAACTACCAGATTTGGGCTCTGATGAGGTGGCGGTAGAGTTAACTCCAAAACTAGGTGCCGAACCGAAGCCAGAACCAAACACGTTGGTAGCGGAACTACCAGGTTTGGGCTCTGATGAGGCAACAGTAGAGTTAACTCCAAAACTCGGTGTTGAACCGAAACCAGAGCTGAACACGTTGGTAGGGGAACTACCGGATTTGGTCTCCGATGAGGCGACAGTAGAGCTAAGTCCAAAACTTGGTGTTGCACTGGAGCCAGAACTGAACATGTTGGTGGTGGAACTACTGGTCGAACCGCCAGATGAGGTGGCGACAGAAGTAATACCAAAACTAGGAGCTGAAGAACTAAAAAGGGACCCCGCTGAAGCGGACGATGGTGTCTCGCTAGTCCCTGAGCCAAACTTGAATGGGACCACCTGTGTAACGGCAGTAAATGCAGCCTGTGTGTTTGCCTGAGATCCGTTGGCGGTTAATGTAGCTGATGGAGAACTGAATCCGAATATGCTACCACCGTTGCTCAATGTAGTAGGTGAAGCAGTTGCAGACCCAAAACTAAATGCGGATGCAGACACAGATGTCGAAAAAGTACTGCTAACAGCTGAAGTAGTGGTGGTGGTAGAAGAAAGCACAGTGGATGAGCTACTACCGGAAACATTGTTTGTGTTGGTTCCGGAAGATTGAAAAGAAAACGAAGAAGCAACAATTGATGGACTTGAAGAAGCAAAAATTGATGGACTTGAAGAAGTCCCGTTAATAATAGCGGAATTATTCGTTGAGACACCAAATGAAAATACACCACTTGCTGATGCAGTTGTCGGGATAGCAGAGGACGAAGATCCTGAACTACCAAACAAATTTTCCGACTTCTGACTGTTGCCATTATCATTATTCATGGTTGAATTAATCAAGCTGCATAGCACCAGAAAGAAACATGCGTAAGATTCACCATATAAGCAACAAATACCTTCATTTACAACAAAAACTTATTTACCTGGTTGCGCCAAGTGGTTTCGCGTCAGGACTAACATTTGCTTTAATTATTCCAAAAGTTGGGAAAACTGTAGGTTTATTCGGAGGAGTAGCTTTTACTGTATCAACTACGGAAGTTGGTTGAGAAAGCACTGTTGACTGAGTACTGGTCGACGAAGTCAAAGCAGGTACGTTAAAACCGATCTTCTGGTTATTAACAACAGAACTACCAGGAGATATGGCACCTTTTTTGGAGTCAGGTAGTGCAAACTTAGTAGAAACGCCGTTGTTTGCTAACACAGATGCCCCCAGCTTCTTATTTACACTGACTGAGATATTTGCATGCCCGTTAGAATGGTTGTCATCATCTAGATCCAGAGTATCCTTCACAAGACAAAAAAAAATATCTAACTTgtaagttataaaaagaaacattaacTATAATCGAAACTAGCAATTACTCAAACCTGTGCTTGTTGCGGCGCAAGTAATCACAAGCATTGtgtgatgcattaaccatatgaaattTTCAAAGTTGAGGAGGTGTAAAAATGGAGTAATAGTGCAATAAGTAAAAACGTAAAGTTTAAAACTCGACAGGGTGGTGGCGGTAAATATGGAGTAATAGTGCAAAAAGTAAAAATGCAAAGTTTAAAACTTGAGGGGGTAATAGTGCAAGGAGTAAAAAATGCAAGGTTTAAAACTTGAGAGTGGTGGCGTTAAAAACGGAGTAATAGTGCAAAGGGGTAAAAGCACAAAGTTTAAAACTTGAGGGGGGTAATAGTGAAAGGGGTAAAAACGCAAAGTTTAAAACTTGAGGGGGTGGTGGCAATAAAAATGGAATAACAATGCAAGGAGTAAAAACGGTGGACGCAAAGTTTAAAACCTGTGGGGTGGTGGCAAAATTCAAACTTGAAGATTAACAAGGCAAACTTCAAAAGTTGAGGGATGTAAAATGAAGTAATAGTAGATAAATTAAGAATGCAAATTTTAAAAGTTTTAGGAAGTGTAAAATGGAGTAGTATCTAGGGGTTAAAACTGTAATTTTTAAAAGTTGAACAGTGTAAATACAAAGTAATAATACACGGgttaaaagtgaaagatttcaaaAAAGAGGGTGTTGGTGGTGAGTACCACCGACATTATGTTTTAAGATATATAAGAATTATATAGAAGGATCACAAGTTCAACCTACCTCATGAGCACTCATCGAAAAAGCTCGTTTCGTTGCAGATCCAGCTTTTGTTTCAACTGGCACTTTAACATTTCCATCAACGGAAACAACATTTTTTGAACCATTTTCTTCAACAGTGTCTTTGTTTTGAAAGGTTGACTCACGAGCATCCGAAAACAACACGCGATGTTTACCTTTACCCTCTGATTTCTGCTTATCTTGAGAGCTTGATAAACCTATTGGCGAGTCTACTTTCTCAATAGTTCCAGTCACAGCTAGCTTGGATCCTGAAGGTTTTTCCTTCGGGCTCATTCTTTCGAGTTGTTCGAATATTTTTAACGCCATTTTACTAGACTCTGTAGGAACCGAACCGTAACTTTGGTTACGCTTACTGATCTCCCCAGTTTCCTCTACTGCCTTAAAAGCATTCGGCTCGGGTTCGTTCCGTAAAAGAAGCTTTTGAGTTGAACCAAGTTGACTTTTATCCCGAGAGAGCGAGCTTTGTTGTGATTGTAGATTGGCCTTCTGTCTAATTCTACGCATGGGACCACCAGACCCGATATCATCGAGTGCAGAACTCCTACGTTTTGCAGCCTGAAGTCAAAGTTAAACagtccaagtaaattcaccagtTACAAATAAGCATATTACAAAACAATACTCAATCAAATATAGACTATACCATTCTGCTTGACCCGACTGACCCTTCATGCTCCCAAACAGATGGTGAAGCCACACCCTGAAATCAAGCACGTATTAGTAAGCGGTCATCACTAGGTCAAAAGAGATACAAATAAGCCTGCAAAtgaaccaaacgaacacgaacatatcaTCTAACTTTAACCAAAcatgaacacgaacatataatacAACATacttttttgttcatgttcgtttattaaagAAAAGGGCGATGTTCGTatccgtttatgttcgttcatttaaaacctaaacaaacagttcacaaacgtaaacgaacataaaaaaaacttaaatgaacataatataacaaacaataaacaacacaaatgaacatGATTGAAGAAACGTAAATGAACATGATTTACGAAACATAAAGTAATATTTTACATAAATTAATGA from Helianthus annuus cultivar XRQ/B chromosome 7, HanXRQr2.0-SUNRISE, whole genome shotgun sequence includes the following:
- the LOC110868254 gene encoding nuclear pore complex protein NUP1; this encodes MATAGDGLTTYQSGGAGGKLRKRPIRRSSQTTPYDRPPIAIRNNNNNPSFFAKLVDPASRLIYAGADRLFGVFRKRIPTVPAQRQLGSVEEPRNMAQEAVPNPASKNLTGVVEPNTNEGGNLASSSVATEISDLENMLKQKTFTRSEIERLTALLHSRTTESNVVEGDKAKLPSTSYQVVKPDAFASGALNKHVEEREIRNLDAAILTPVVNSRAFEDDVASPAELAKAYMGSRPTKLSPLPLRSLTQTPRQDLVLLNNTTTFPKTPATSHTPKTAAAIKTYENGSTTFRSRGRSALYNMPRTPYYRGPSTLSQKGVASPSVWEHEGSVGSSRMAAKRRSSALDDIGSGGPMRRIRQKANLQSQQSSLSRDKSQLGSTQKLLLRNEPEPNAFKAVEETGEISKRNQSYGSVPTESSKMALKIFEQLERMSPKEKPSGSKLAVTGTIEKVDSPIGLSSSQDKQKSEGKGKHRVLFSDARESTFQNKDTVEENGSKNVVSVDGNVKVPVETKAGSATKRAFSMSAHEDTLDLDDDNHSNGHANISVSVNKKLGASVLANNGVSTKFALPDSKKGAISPGSSVVNNQKIGFNVPALTSSTSTQSTVLSQPTSVVDTVKATPPNKPTVFPTFGIIKANVSPDAKPLGATSLINSTMNNDNGNSQKSENLFGSSGSSSSAIPTTASASGVFSFGVSTNNSAIINGTSSSPSIFASSSPSIVASSFSFQSSGTNTNNVSGSSSSTVLSSTTTTTSAVSSTFSTSVSASAFSFGSATASPTTLSNGGSIFGFSSPSATLTANGSQANTQAAFTAVTQVVPFKFGSGTSETPSSASAGSLFSSSAPSFGITSVATSSGGSTSSSTTNMFSSGSSATPSFGLSSTVASSETKSGSSPTNVFSSGFGSTPSFGVNSTVASSEPKPGSSATNVFGSGFGSAPSFGVNSTATSSEPKSGSSATNVFGSGFGSTPTVASSETKSGSSANNVFGSTPFSFGASTMSMPSASSSPFMFGSSNAGASTGSSVFSFSSKPSSPAPVFGNSTPVFGTSPTSNTDHMSMEDSMADDSNQTPSPAPAFGQASSGTPPGFMFGSATPTPPTTVQPPGFLYGAQTNQPQPQAQAPSQSPFPATQFSAGGSFSLGSGGDDKSNRRIVRVKRQTRRK